Proteins from a single region of Xenopus laevis strain J_2021 chromosome 9_10S, Xenopus_laevis_v10.1, whole genome shotgun sequence:
- the tpd52l2.S gene encoding tumor protein D52-like 2 S homeolog isoform X5, with protein MEPSGQDINLNSPNKGLLTDYVADVPVAPTGGLVPADAAGMAVLPEGLTEAEAEELRSELLKVEEEINTLRQVLAAKERHSTELKRKLGQTPLNQLKMNLSKSLQEVQMSNAYKKTHETLSQAGQKTSAALSNVGTAITRRLGDMRNSPTFKSFEERVGSLKSRVSLGGGESDSSNLHSPDNKSQDSAPF; from the exons ATGGAGCCCAGTGGTCAGG ACATCAACCTTAACTCTCCCAACAAAGGTTTGCTGACAGACTATGTAGCAGATGTACCTGTGGCTCCCACTGGGGGGCTTGTCCCTGCTGATGCTGCTGGGATGGCAGTGTTGCCAGAGGGCCTGACAGAAGCTGAGGCTGAGGAGCTTCGCAGTGAGTTGCTGAAG GTGGAGGAGGAAATCAACACCCTGCGCCAGGTTCTGGCTGCCAAGGAGAGACATTCCACTGAGCTTAAGAGGAAACTGGGCCAGACCCCCCTAAATCAGCTGAAGATGAACTTGTCCAAGAGCCTTCAGGAGGTGCAGATGTCAAACGC CTACAAGAAGACCCATGAGACCCTGTCACAGGCAGGGCAGAAAACTTCTGCAGCTTTGTCTAACGTGGGGACAGCTATCACCCGGAGACTGGGAGACATGAG GAACTCACCCACCTTCAAATCGTTTGAGGAGCGTGTGGGAAGCCTAAAG AGCCGGGTGTCCCTCGGAGGAGGAGAAAGCGACAGCAGCAACTTGCACTCTCCGGATAACAAGTCACAGGACTCCGCTCCCTTCTAG
- the dnajc5.S gene encoding dnaJ homolog subfamily C member 5, translating to MADQRQRSLSTSGESLYHVLGLDKNATTDDIKKCYRKLALKYHPDKNPDNPEASEKFKEINNAHGILADSTKRNIYDKYGSLGLYVAEQFGEENVNTYFVLSSWWAKALFMFCGLITGCYCCCCLCCCCNCCCGKCKPRPPEGEDQDIYVSPEDLEAQMQSDERDTEGPVLVQPASATETTQLTSDSHASYHTDGFN from the exons ATGGCAGATCAGCGGcagcgctctctctccacctctGGGGAGTCTTTGTACCATGTGCTAGGATTGGATAAGAATGccacaactgatgacatcaaaaaaTGTTACCG CAAGTTAGCATTAAAGTATCACCCCGACAAGAACCCAGACAACCCTGAGGCGTCAGAGAAGTTCAAGGAGATAAACAACGCCCATGGTATCCTGGCGGACAGCACAAAGAGAAACATCTACGACAAGTATGGATCCCTGGGCCTCTATGTGGCGGAGCAGTTTGGCGAGGAGAATGTCAACACATATTTTGTGCTGTCAAGTTGGTGGGCAAAG GCCTTGTTTATGTTCTGTGGACTGATTACCGGATGTtattgctgctgctgcctgtgctgTTGCTGCAACTGCTGCTGTGGGAAGTGCAAACCGAGACCCCCCGAGGGGGAGGATCAGGATATTTACGTTTCCCCTGAGGACCTGGAGGCTCAGATGCAGTCGGATGAGAGGG ACACTGAAGGCCCAGTGTTGGTACAGCCCGCTTCCGCCACAGAGACCACGCAGCTCACCAGCGACTCCCACGCCAGCTACCACACCGATGGATTCAACTGA
- the tpd52l2.S gene encoding tumor protein D52-like 2 S homeolog isoform X3 — protein MEPSGQDINLNSPNKGLLTDYVADVPVAPTGGLVPADAAGMAVLPEGLTEAEAEELRSELLKVEEEINTLRQVLAAKERHSTELKRKLGQTPLNQLKMNLSKSLQEVQMSNAYKKTHETLSQAGQKTSAALSNVGTAITRRLGDMRAFPFSQSFSSYSIRHSISMPAMRNSPTFKSFEERVGSLKSRVSLGGGESDSSNLHSPDNKSQDSAPF, from the exons ATGGAGCCCAGTGGTCAGG ACATCAACCTTAACTCTCCCAACAAAGGTTTGCTGACAGACTATGTAGCAGATGTACCTGTGGCTCCCACTGGGGGGCTTGTCCCTGCTGATGCTGCTGGGATGGCAGTGTTGCCAGAGGGCCTGACAGAAGCTGAGGCTGAGGAGCTTCGCAGTGAGTTGCTGAAG GTGGAGGAGGAAATCAACACCCTGCGCCAGGTTCTGGCTGCCAAGGAGAGACATTCCACTGAGCTTAAGAGGAAACTGGGCCAGACCCCCCTAAATCAGCTGAAGATGAACTTGTCCAAGAGCCTTCAGGAGGTGCAGATGTCAAACGC CTACAAGAAGACCCATGAGACCCTGTCACAGGCAGGGCAGAAAACTTCTGCAGCTTTGTCTAACGTGGGGACAGCTATCACCCGGAGACTGGGAGACATGAG GGCTTTCCCTTTCTCTCAGTCATTTAG CAGCTACTCTATCCGCCACTCCATAAGCATGCCTGCCATGAG GAACTCACCCACCTTCAAATCGTTTGAGGAGCGTGTGGGAAGCCTAAAG AGCCGGGTGTCCCTCGGAGGAGGAGAAAGCGACAGCAGCAACTTGCACTCTCCGGATAACAAGTCACAGGACTCCGCTCCCTTCTAG
- the LOC432183 gene encoding E3 ubiquitin/ISG15 ligase TRIM25 encodes MAAADMGEELTCSICLSIYTDPVTLPCGHYFCQGCIGKVLDTQEESGGYSCPECRAEYQERPALQRNRKLGNIAERFLYTHPEQDRTGIFCTYCIQAPVPAAKSCLLCEASLCDAHVRVHSKSTEHVLTEPTTSLGKRKCSVHNELLKYYCCEDGACICVSCCLAGEHRGHRVELLNEASEKKKEKLRNVLEKLKPEREQTMKKLKSMQCSKRRLVKKAAGETERITALFRVIREQLEALEKRLLSDISRQKEELFLQLWDLTEQLEIKKDELSRKIHHIEELCNMADPLTVLQEQESNVTAFCGAEGADNEDRKKSDIKVPAVGDLDELLISETLLTGLAGIVTGVKETIYGQEATDMLLDINTAGKYVAISEDKKSASCAETDQCHPQTPDSFQYAQVLSTTEFSSGRHYWEVEGSESQDWGLGVSYRSIEKQGLQSVFGKNNKSWCLYQGDLVDCITMHNSEVKSVSPKISCNRFRISLDYEAGRLSFYELSEPIRHLHTLNTNFTEPLHAAFGIWMDSWVRIIS; translated from the coding sequence ATGGCTGCTGCTGATATGGGAGAAGAGCTGAcctgctccatctgcctgagcatttatactgatcctgtaaCCCTGCCGTGTGGCCATTACTTCTGCCAGGGCTGCATTGGGAAAGTGCTGGATACCCAAGAGGAGTCTGGGGGttattcctgccctgaatgcagaGCAGAGTATCAGGAACGCCCTGCCCTGCAGAGGAACAGGAAGTTGGGTAATATAGCTGAGCGATTCCTTTATACTCACCCAGAGCAGGACAGAACTGGGATCTTCTGCACTTACTGTATTCAAGCTCCTGTACCTGCTGCTAAATCCTGTCTCTtgtgtgaggcttctctgtgtgaTGCCCATGTGAGGGTGCACAGCAAGTCAACAGAACACGTCTTAACTGAACCCACCACTTCCCTTGGgaaaagaaaatgctctgtacACAATGAGCTCCTAAAGTATTACTGCTGTGAGGATGGTGCCTgtatctgtgtgtcctgctgcCTGGCTGGAGaacacaggggccacagggtggagctgctgaatgaggcctctgagaagaagaaagagaaactgaGGAATGTTCTGGAGAAATTGAAGCCAGAGAGAGAGCAGACtatgaaaaaactgaaaagcaTGCAGTGCAGCAAAAGACGTTTGGTAAAAAAAGCAGCTGGTGAGACAGAGAGAATCACTGCCCTGTTTAGGGtcatcagggaacagctggaagccctagagaagcgactcctgagtgacatctccaggcAGAAAGAGGAGCTTTTCCTCCAACTCTGGGATCTAACGGAGCAGCTAGAAATAAAGAAGGAtgagctgtccaggaagatccaTCACATTGAGGAgttgtgcaacatggcagatccactcactgtcctacaggaacagGAATCAAATGTAACTGCCTTTTGTGGGGCTGAGGGGGCAGATAATGAGGACAGAAAGAAAAGTGATATAAAGGTTCCTGCTGTAGGAGATCTGGATGAGTTAttgatctcagagacattactcacgGGCTTAGCTGGGATTGTAACTGGGGTAAAGGAAACaatctatgggcaggaggctacagacatGTTACTGGACATAAACACAGCTGGTAAATATGTCGCTATATCAGAGGATAAGAAATCTGCATCATGTGCAGAGACAGACCAGTGTCACCCACAAACCCCAGATAGCTTTCAATATGCTCAGGTTTTGAGCACCACAGAGTTTTCCTctgggcgacattactgggaagtggagggcaGCGAATCACAGGACTGGGGGCTAGGGGTGTCCTATCGCAGTATTGAGAAGCAAGGGCTCCAGTCTGTGTTTGGGAAaaataacaagtcctggtgtttaTATCAAGGGGATCTTGTTGACTGTATAACAATGCACAACTCTGAGGTAAAGTCAGTTTCTCCCAAAATTTCTTGCAATAGGTTTAGAATCTCactggactatgaggccggacgtctgtccttttatgagctgagtgagccaatcagacacttgcACACCCTCAATACCAACTTCACTGAGCCCCTCCATGCTGCATTTGGGATATGGATGGATAGTTGGGTGAGAATCATTAGTTAG
- the tpd52l2.S gene encoding tumor protein D52-like 2 S homeolog isoform X1: MEPSGQDINLNSPNKGLLTDYVADVPVAPTGGLVPADAAGMAVLPEGLTEAEAEELRSELLKVEEEINTLRQVLAAKERHSTELKRKLGQTPLNQLKMNLSKSLQEVQMSNAYVKTSEKLGEWNEKVTQSDVYKKTHETLSQAGQKTSAALSNVGTAITRRLGDMRAFPFSQSFSSYSIRHSISMPAMRNSPTFKSFEERVGSLKSRVSLGGGESDSSNLHSPDNKSQDSAPF, encoded by the exons ATGGAGCCCAGTGGTCAGG ACATCAACCTTAACTCTCCCAACAAAGGTTTGCTGACAGACTATGTAGCAGATGTACCTGTGGCTCCCACTGGGGGGCTTGTCCCTGCTGATGCTGCTGGGATGGCAGTGTTGCCAGAGGGCCTGACAGAAGCTGAGGCTGAGGAGCTTCGCAGTGAGTTGCTGAAG GTGGAGGAGGAAATCAACACCCTGCGCCAGGTTCTGGCTGCCAAGGAGAGACATTCCACTGAGCTTAAGAGGAAACTGGGCCAGACCCCCCTAAATCAGCTGAAGATGAACTTGTCCAAGAGCCTTCAGGAGGTGCAGATGTCAAACGC TTATGTAAAAACATCAGAGAAACTTGGCGAGTGGAACGAGAAAGTGACCCAGTCTGATGT CTACAAGAAGACCCATGAGACCCTGTCACAGGCAGGGCAGAAAACTTCTGCAGCTTTGTCTAACGTGGGGACAGCTATCACCCGGAGACTGGGAGACATGAG GGCTTTCCCTTTCTCTCAGTCATTTAG CAGCTACTCTATCCGCCACTCCATAAGCATGCCTGCCATGAG GAACTCACCCACCTTCAAATCGTTTGAGGAGCGTGTGGGAAGCCTAAAG AGCCGGGTGTCCCTCGGAGGAGGAGAAAGCGACAGCAGCAACTTGCACTCTCCGGATAACAAGTCACAGGACTCCGCTCCCTTCTAG
- the tpd52l2.S gene encoding tumor protein D52-like 2 S homeolog → MEPSGQDINLNSPNKGLLTDYVADVPVAPTGGLVPADAAGMAVLPEGLTEAEAEELRSELLKVEEEINTLRQVLAAKERHSTELKRKLGQTPLNQLKMNLSKSLQEVQMSNAYVKTSEKLGEWNEKVTQSDVYKKTHETLSQAGQKTSAALSNVGTAITRRLGDMRNSPTFKSFEERVGSLKSRVSLGGGESDSSNLHSPDNKSQDSAPF, encoded by the exons ATGGAGCCCAGTGGTCAGG ACATCAACCTTAACTCTCCCAACAAAGGTTTGCTGACAGACTATGTAGCAGATGTACCTGTGGCTCCCACTGGGGGGCTTGTCCCTGCTGATGCTGCTGGGATGGCAGTGTTGCCAGAGGGCCTGACAGAAGCTGAGGCTGAGGAGCTTCGCAGTGAGTTGCTGAAG GTGGAGGAGGAAATCAACACCCTGCGCCAGGTTCTGGCTGCCAAGGAGAGACATTCCACTGAGCTTAAGAGGAAACTGGGCCAGACCCCCCTAAATCAGCTGAAGATGAACTTGTCCAAGAGCCTTCAGGAGGTGCAGATGTCAAACGC TTATGTAAAAACATCAGAGAAACTTGGCGAGTGGAACGAGAAAGTGACCCAGTCTGATGT CTACAAGAAGACCCATGAGACCCTGTCACAGGCAGGGCAGAAAACTTCTGCAGCTTTGTCTAACGTGGGGACAGCTATCACCCGGAGACTGGGAGACATGAG GAACTCACCCACCTTCAAATCGTTTGAGGAGCGTGTGGGAAGCCTAAAG AGCCGGGTGTCCCTCGGAGGAGGAGAAAGCGACAGCAGCAACTTGCACTCTCCGGATAACAAGTCACAGGACTCCGCTCCCTTCTAG
- the tpd52l2.S gene encoding tumor protein D52-like 2 S homeolog isoform X2 — translation MEPSGQDINLNSPNKGLLTDYVADVPVAPTGGLVPADAAGMAVLPEGLTEAEAEELRSELLKVEEEINTLRQVLAAKERHSTELKRKLGQTPLNQLKMNLSKSLQEVQMSNAYVKTSEKLGEWNEKVTQSDVYKKTHETLSQAGQKTSAALSNVGTAITRRLGDMSSYSIRHSISMPAMRNSPTFKSFEERVGSLKSRVSLGGGESDSSNLHSPDNKSQDSAPF, via the exons ATGGAGCCCAGTGGTCAGG ACATCAACCTTAACTCTCCCAACAAAGGTTTGCTGACAGACTATGTAGCAGATGTACCTGTGGCTCCCACTGGGGGGCTTGTCCCTGCTGATGCTGCTGGGATGGCAGTGTTGCCAGAGGGCCTGACAGAAGCTGAGGCTGAGGAGCTTCGCAGTGAGTTGCTGAAG GTGGAGGAGGAAATCAACACCCTGCGCCAGGTTCTGGCTGCCAAGGAGAGACATTCCACTGAGCTTAAGAGGAAACTGGGCCAGACCCCCCTAAATCAGCTGAAGATGAACTTGTCCAAGAGCCTTCAGGAGGTGCAGATGTCAAACGC TTATGTAAAAACATCAGAGAAACTTGGCGAGTGGAACGAGAAAGTGACCCAGTCTGATGT CTACAAGAAGACCCATGAGACCCTGTCACAGGCAGGGCAGAAAACTTCTGCAGCTTTGTCTAACGTGGGGACAGCTATCACCCGGAGACTGGGAGACATGAG CAGCTACTCTATCCGCCACTCCATAAGCATGCCTGCCATGAG GAACTCACCCACCTTCAAATCGTTTGAGGAGCGTGTGGGAAGCCTAAAG AGCCGGGTGTCCCTCGGAGGAGGAGAAAGCGACAGCAGCAACTTGCACTCTCCGGATAACAAGTCACAGGACTCCGCTCCCTTCTAG
- the tpd52l2.S gene encoding tumor protein D52-like 2 S homeolog isoform X6 has protein sequence MEPSGQDINLNSPNKGLLTDYVADVPVAPTGGLVPADAAGMAVLPEGLTEAEAEELRSELLKVEEEINTLRQVLAAKERHSTELKRKLGQTPLNQLKMNLSKSLQEVQMSNAYKKTHETLSQAGQKTSAALSNVGTAITRRLGDMSLLLAQGALQPLEMFRG, from the exons ATGGAGCCCAGTGGTCAGG ACATCAACCTTAACTCTCCCAACAAAGGTTTGCTGACAGACTATGTAGCAGATGTACCTGTGGCTCCCACTGGGGGGCTTGTCCCTGCTGATGCTGCTGGGATGGCAGTGTTGCCAGAGGGCCTGACAGAAGCTGAGGCTGAGGAGCTTCGCAGTGAGTTGCTGAAG GTGGAGGAGGAAATCAACACCCTGCGCCAGGTTCTGGCTGCCAAGGAGAGACATTCCACTGAGCTTAAGAGGAAACTGGGCCAGACCCCCCTAAATCAGCTGAAGATGAACTTGTCCAAGAGCCTTCAGGAGGTGCAGATGTCAAACGC CTACAAGAAGACCCATGAGACCCTGTCACAGGCAGGGCAGAAAACTTCTGCAGCTTTGTCTAACGTGGGGACAGCTATCACCCGGAGACTGGGAGACATGAG TCTCCTCCTGGCACAGGGGGCACTGCAACCTCTAGAGATGTTCAGGGGGTAA
- the tpd52l2.S gene encoding tumor protein D52-like 2 S homeolog isoform X4, which translates to MEPSGQDINLNSPNKGLLTDYVADVPVAPTGGLVPADAAGMAVLPEGLTEAEAEELRSELLKVEEEINTLRQVLAAKERHSTELKRKLGQTPLNQLKMNLSKSLQEVQMSNAYKKTHETLSQAGQKTSAALSNVGTAITRRLGDMSSYSIRHSISMPAMRNSPTFKSFEERVGSLKSRVSLGGGESDSSNLHSPDNKSQDSAPF; encoded by the exons ATGGAGCCCAGTGGTCAGG ACATCAACCTTAACTCTCCCAACAAAGGTTTGCTGACAGACTATGTAGCAGATGTACCTGTGGCTCCCACTGGGGGGCTTGTCCCTGCTGATGCTGCTGGGATGGCAGTGTTGCCAGAGGGCCTGACAGAAGCTGAGGCTGAGGAGCTTCGCAGTGAGTTGCTGAAG GTGGAGGAGGAAATCAACACCCTGCGCCAGGTTCTGGCTGCCAAGGAGAGACATTCCACTGAGCTTAAGAGGAAACTGGGCCAGACCCCCCTAAATCAGCTGAAGATGAACTTGTCCAAGAGCCTTCAGGAGGTGCAGATGTCAAACGC CTACAAGAAGACCCATGAGACCCTGTCACAGGCAGGGCAGAAAACTTCTGCAGCTTTGTCTAACGTGGGGACAGCTATCACCCGGAGACTGGGAGACATGAG CAGCTACTCTATCCGCCACTCCATAAGCATGCCTGCCATGAG GAACTCACCCACCTTCAAATCGTTTGAGGAGCGTGTGGGAAGCCTAAAG AGCCGGGTGTCCCTCGGAGGAGGAGAAAGCGACAGCAGCAACTTGCACTCTCCGGATAACAAGTCACAGGACTCCGCTCCCTTCTAG